A single Acidobacteriaceae bacterium DNA region contains:
- a CDS encoding M1 family aminopeptidase — protein sequence MAFAPAVCLAQLSAPVIEANGTARPPNSEATYAAMRSNLPAGPGIAVKGLSIEREGGTFHFDDGSFFLYGPVNGHITGAVFEGKGRFTLSPTDPNERRSLALLTKTPEMSQDFATVVLRFTDATADDIRKASTGSASADATEASRAAAELAKNLRLTLHWNLDERILEDVLSDHPADAHGSFFLASFRAGGFFAGKNLLFVVDPEGAPLADGDQVELATWGTDEFHGWTAYRMQRADSAALPTHVTDEAIDIAMEKSGKLTCAATVTLTANRPGLRVVGFNLFPTLRVSGVYSETGAPLDFIQEDKKADPGFAVELPHDAPTDHPLRLLIKYSGPDAVQHEGEGVYELLHSARDSWYPAPNGVFGDFANYRLTFHLLRGLQAVATGDLVAHDRDGSLERYVWQTRAPIPVAGFNIGDFRQEEIKTPQGFAVDGFANVNLPDSVVNFANNGIGSLATPPGLKNQVSQGNAAIQIYTNYFGKLPYDHVSLTEQTTCLDGQGWPTMVYLPICAFWDTTEQHAFGLRDFDMPSFWESVTPHEVAHQWWGDLIGWSSYRDQWMGEGFATFSASLFLMQTSAKMDEYHKYWNDQHRLLFEKNAYGKRPIDVGPVTMGYRVNSNKTGDDVARAVIYAKGAYILHMIQMMYWTPQNGDEPFKKSMQAFVQEYAGKSASTEDFKHSLEKTMPKWVDAAGDRKLDWFFNEYVYGTEVPHYDVSSDFSTGEDGVTSVHVKIAQSGVSDNFLMLVPIYMQMANGNTIRLATVRMRGVTAFDQTVKLGKLPSPGKKLLINYNEDVLSD from the coding sequence ATGGCATTTGCGCCCGCCGTGTGCCTCGCGCAGCTCTCGGCTCCTGTCATTGAAGCTAACGGCACTGCCCGTCCGCCAAACTCCGAAGCGACCTACGCGGCGATGCGCTCCAACCTTCCCGCGGGTCCCGGCATTGCAGTGAAGGGTCTCTCGATCGAGCGCGAGGGCGGCACGTTCCACTTCGACGATGGCAGCTTCTTTCTCTATGGCCCCGTGAACGGGCACATTACCGGCGCAGTGTTCGAGGGCAAAGGCCGCTTCACACTCTCGCCCACCGATCCCAACGAGCGCCGGTCGCTCGCGCTGCTGACGAAGACGCCGGAGATGTCGCAGGATTTCGCCACCGTTGTTCTGCGTTTCACGGACGCGACCGCCGATGATATCCGCAAGGCCTCCACAGGCTCCGCGAGCGCCGACGCAACCGAGGCCTCCAGGGCCGCCGCCGAGCTCGCGAAGAACCTCCGCCTGACGCTCCACTGGAATCTCGACGAGCGCATTCTCGAAGACGTTCTCTCCGATCATCCCGCTGACGCGCACGGCAGCTTCTTCCTCGCATCCTTCCGAGCCGGCGGATTCTTCGCCGGCAAGAACCTGCTCTTTGTCGTCGACCCCGAAGGCGCACCGCTCGCCGACGGCGACCAGGTTGAGCTCGCAACCTGGGGCACCGACGAGTTTCACGGCTGGACCGCCTACCGGATGCAGCGCGCAGACTCCGCTGCGCTTCCCACGCATGTCACCGACGAAGCCATCGACATCGCGATGGAAAAGTCCGGCAAGCTCACCTGCGCCGCGACCGTGACGCTCACCGCGAATCGTCCCGGTCTGCGCGTCGTCGGCTTCAATCTCTTTCCCACGCTTCGCGTCAGCGGCGTCTACTCCGAGACTGGCGCTCCGCTCGACTTCATCCAGGAGGACAAGAAGGCTGACCCTGGCTTCGCGGTCGAGCTCCCGCACGACGCGCCGACCGATCATCCGCTCCGCCTGCTTATCAAGTACTCCGGCCCCGACGCCGTTCAGCATGAAGGCGAGGGTGTTTACGAGCTCCTGCACTCCGCGCGCGACTCCTGGTATCCCGCTCCAAACGGCGTCTTCGGCGACTTCGCGAACTACCGTCTCACCTTCCATCTGCTCAGGGGCCTGCAGGCCGTTGCCACCGGCGACCTCGTCGCGCACGACCGCGACGGCTCGCTCGAGCGCTACGTCTGGCAGACGCGCGCGCCGATTCCCGTCGCCGGTTTCAACATCGGCGACTTCAGGCAGGAGGAGATCAAAACGCCGCAAGGCTTCGCCGTCGACGGCTTCGCAAACGTCAATCTGCCTGACTCTGTCGTCAACTTCGCAAACAACGGCATCGGCAGTCTCGCCACGCCGCCCGGTCTGAAGAACCAGGTCTCGCAGGGCAACGCCGCCATCCAGATCTACACCAACTATTTCGGCAAGCTGCCCTACGACCATGTCTCACTCACCGAGCAGACGACCTGCCTCGACGGCCAGGGCTGGCCCACCATGGTCTACCTTCCCATCTGCGCCTTCTGGGACACCACCGAGCAGCACGCCTTCGGTCTTCGCGACTTCGACATGCCGTCCTTCTGGGAGTCCGTCACGCCGCACGAGGTCGCGCATCAGTGGTGGGGCGATCTCATCGGATGGTCCAGCTATCGCGACCAGTGGATGGGCGAAGGCTTCGCCACCTTTTCCGCCAGCCTCTTCCTCATGCAGACCTCCGCCAAGATGGACGAGTATCACAAGTACTGGAACGATCAGCATCGTCTGCTCTTCGAGAAGAACGCTTACGGCAAGCGGCCCATCGACGTCGGGCCCGTCACCATGGGCTATCGCGTCAACAGCAACAAAACCGGCGACGACGTTGCGCGCGCCGTCATCTATGCCAAGGGCGCCTACATCCTGCACATGATCCAGATGATGTACTGGACGCCGCAGAATGGTGACGAGCCGTTCAAGAAATCCATGCAGGCCTTCGTCCAGGAGTACGCCGGCAAGTCAGCGTCCACCGAAGACTTCAAGCACTCACTCGAGAAAACCATGCCCAAATGGGTCGACGCCGCGGGCGACCGCAAGCTCGACTGGTTCTTCAACGAGTACGTCTACGGTACCGAGGTCCCGCACTACGACGTCAGCTCCGATTTCAGCACGGGCGAAGACGGCGTCACCTCCGTCCACGTCAAGATCGC
- a CDS encoding acetyl-CoA C-acetyltransferase, with product MREVVIVSAVRTPVGKFLGALSSLSAIELGAIAVRAAIDRAGIDSASVDECVMGCVLPAGLGQNPARQAALRGGIPDSVSALTINMVCGSGLRAVGLAAQSIAQGDSEIAVAGGMESMSNAPYLLPAARKGMRMGDSAAVDSMVRDGLWCACEDFHMGETAELVADKHGFTREQQDQYALESHRKAAAAWKEGRFNAEIVPVEVPGKKGSTTVTRDESVRDDATLEALAALKPAFRKQGTVTAGNAPGVNDAAAAVVVMSAEKARELKLTPLATIRAQATSGVAPRWVMLAPVTGVRRVLERAGWAMSDVDLFELNEAFAVQALGVTKELGLSLERVNVNGGSVAIGHPIGASGARVLVTLLHEMQRRDVHKGVAALCLGGGNSVAMALERS from the coding sequence ATGCGGGAAGTCGTCATCGTCAGCGCCGTTCGCACACCGGTCGGAAAATTTCTCGGCGCACTGTCATCATTGAGCGCAATCGAGCTCGGCGCAATCGCGGTGCGCGCAGCGATTGACCGCGCCGGCATTGATTCTGCGAGTGTGGACGAGTGCGTCATGGGCTGTGTTCTTCCCGCTGGGCTTGGTCAAAATCCTGCACGCCAGGCGGCATTGCGCGGCGGTATTCCCGATTCGGTAAGCGCGCTCACGATCAACATGGTGTGCGGCTCCGGGCTTCGCGCCGTCGGTCTCGCCGCGCAATCCATCGCGCAGGGAGACAGCGAAATCGCCGTCGCCGGCGGCATGGAATCGATGTCGAACGCGCCGTACCTTCTGCCCGCCGCGCGCAAGGGCATGCGTATGGGCGACAGCGCTGCCGTCGACTCGATGGTTCGTGATGGCTTGTGGTGCGCGTGCGAGGACTTCCACATGGGCGAGACCGCCGAGCTCGTCGCCGACAAGCACGGCTTCACGCGCGAGCAGCAGGACCAGTACGCGCTTGAATCGCATCGCAAAGCTGCGGCCGCGTGGAAGGAGGGCCGCTTCAATGCGGAGATTGTCCCCGTCGAAGTCCCGGGCAAGAAGGGAAGCACCACCGTTACGCGCGACGAGAGCGTGCGTGACGATGCGACACTTGAGGCGCTCGCCGCGCTCAAGCCGGCGTTTCGCAAGCAGGGGACTGTGACCGCCGGCAATGCTCCCGGCGTGAACGACGCCGCTGCTGCGGTGGTTGTCATGTCGGCTGAGAAAGCGCGCGAGCTCAAACTCACTCCGCTTGCGACCATTCGCGCGCAGGCCACCAGCGGGGTTGCGCCGCGCTGGGTGATGCTTGCTCCCGTCACGGGCGTGCGCCGCGTTCTCGAGCGCGCCGGCTGGGCGATGTCCGATGTGGATCTCTTTGAGCTGAACGAGGCGTTTGCCGTGCAGGCGCTCGGCGTTACGAAGGAGCTTGGCCTTTCGCTCGAACGCGTGAACGTCAATGGGGGCTCCGTCGCCATCGGTCATCCCATCGGCGCCAGCGGAGCGCGCGTGCTCGTCACATTGCTGCATGAGATGCAGCGGCGCGATGTGCACAAGGGAGTCGCTGCGCTTTGCCTCGGCGGCGGCAACTCGGTTGCGATGGCGCTCGAACGCAGCTAG